One window of the Rhipicephalus microplus isolate Deutch F79 chromosome 2, USDA_Rmic, whole genome shotgun sequence genome contains the following:
- the Arfip gene encoding ADP ribosylation factor interacting protein arfaptin isoform X4 produces the protein MSFNIEESWILAGSCYEGMTEVSSPSHSADSGREFEEDLRKALDEAPPLNESRDVVHSGGAMPHPEGHRSTSQQQQRSNAPPSSFSSPWAAQPPVKNEACGFLLGCGLPAVRHATTSVPLTTPSPVQNGSDPRVTKAGQSKIDYLRQWSVSTYKCTRQMLSEKLGKVRPGTRTVDTELEAQIEQLRDTQAKYLHVLRLARALASHFHQVVQTQGCLAEAFQELAHRSPPLQEEFRYNAEAQRSLSKNGETLLGALNFFVSSLATLCHKTIDDTLLTVRQYESARLEYDAYRTDLEELTQGTQGTAISSKMDEAQRNFAIHRDKYEKLKADVTIKMKFLEENKVKVMHKQLLLFHNAVSSYFSGNQASLEATLKQFNIKNH, from the exons GGATGACCGAAGTGTCGTCACCCAGCCACAGTGCGGACTCTGGACGCGAGTTTGAAGAGGACCTGCGCAAGGCTTTGGACGAAGCACCTCCGCTAAACGAGAGTCGCGACGTGGTTCACTCTGGAGGTGCAATGCCTCATCCGGAAGGTCACCGGTCTACCAGTCAACAGCAGCAGCGGAGTAATGCGCCACCAAGCTCGTTCAGCTCGCCATGGGCGGCCCAACCGCCTG TGAAAAATGAGGCTTGTGGATTCCTGCTTGGGTGTGGACTCCCTGCAGTGAGACACG CGACCACAAGTGTTCCACTCACGACGCCGAGTCCGGTGCAGAATGGTAGCGACCCTAGGGTGACCAAGGCTGGCCAGTCCAAAATCGACTACCTGCGCCAATGGAGTGTCTCCACTTACAAGTGCACCAGGCAGATGCTCTCGGAGAAGCTAGGGAAGGTGCGGCCA GGCACAAGGACGGTGGACACCGAGCTGGAAGCTCAGATTGAACAGTTGCGGGACACTCAGGCAAAGTACTTGCACGTGCTGCGCCTGGCACGTGCCCTCGCCTCGCATTTCCACCAG GTGGTTCAGACTCAGGGCTGCCTGGCCGAAGCATTCCAGGAGCTTGCGCATCGCAGCCCACCTCTGCAGGAAGAATTCCGATACAATGCCGAGGCGCAGCGGTCGCTGAGCAAGAATGGCGAGACGCTGCTCGGGGCGCTCAACTTCTTTGTCTCCTCCCTGGCCACCCTCTGCCACAAGACCATCGACGACACGCTCCTGACGGTGCGGCAATACGAGAGCGCCCGCCTGGAGTACGACGCCTACCGCACGGACCTCGAGGAGCTCACCCAGGGCACGCAGGGTACGGCCATCTCCTCCAAGATGGACGAGGCCCAGCGCAACTTTGCTATCCACCGGGACAAGTACGAGAAGCTCAAGGCGGATGTCACGATCAAGATGAAGTTCCTCGAAGAGAACAAG GTGAAGGTGATGCACAAACAGTTGCTGCTGTTCCACAACGCGGTGTCGTCTTACTTCTCGGGCAACCAGGCCTCGCTTGAGGCTACCCTCAAGCAGTTCAACATCAAG AATCATTAA
- the Arfip gene encoding ADP ribosylation factor interacting protein arfaptin isoform X3: MSFNIEESWILAGSCYEGMTEVSSPSHSADSGREFEEDLRKALDEAPPLNESRDVVHSGGAMPHPEGHRSTSQQQQRSNAPPSSFSSPWAAQPPVKNEACGFLLGCGLPAVRHATTSVPLTTPSPVQNGSDPRVTKAGQSKIDYLRQWSVSTYKCTRQMLSEKLGKVRPGTRTVDTELEAQIEQLRDTQAKYLHVLRLARALASHFHQVVQTQGCLAEAFQELAHRSPPLQEEFRYNAEAQRSLSKNGETLLGALNFFVSSLATLCHKTIDDTLLTVRQYESARLEYDAYRTDLEELTQGTQGTAISSKMDEAQRNFAIHRDKYEKLKADVTIKMKFLEENKVKVMHKQLLLFHNAVSSYFSGNQASLEATLKQFNIKRWWHRV; the protein is encoded by the exons GGATGACCGAAGTGTCGTCACCCAGCCACAGTGCGGACTCTGGACGCGAGTTTGAAGAGGACCTGCGCAAGGCTTTGGACGAAGCACCTCCGCTAAACGAGAGTCGCGACGTGGTTCACTCTGGAGGTGCAATGCCTCATCCGGAAGGTCACCGGTCTACCAGTCAACAGCAGCAGCGGAGTAATGCGCCACCAAGCTCGTTCAGCTCGCCATGGGCGGCCCAACCGCCTG TGAAAAATGAGGCTTGTGGATTCCTGCTTGGGTGTGGACTCCCTGCAGTGAGACACG CGACCACAAGTGTTCCACTCACGACGCCGAGTCCGGTGCAGAATGGTAGCGACCCTAGGGTGACCAAGGCTGGCCAGTCCAAAATCGACTACCTGCGCCAATGGAGTGTCTCCACTTACAAGTGCACCAGGCAGATGCTCTCGGAGAAGCTAGGGAAGGTGCGGCCA GGCACAAGGACGGTGGACACCGAGCTGGAAGCTCAGATTGAACAGTTGCGGGACACTCAGGCAAAGTACTTGCACGTGCTGCGCCTGGCACGTGCCCTCGCCTCGCATTTCCACCAG GTGGTTCAGACTCAGGGCTGCCTGGCCGAAGCATTCCAGGAGCTTGCGCATCGCAGCCCACCTCTGCAGGAAGAATTCCGATACAATGCCGAGGCGCAGCGGTCGCTGAGCAAGAATGGCGAGACGCTGCTCGGGGCGCTCAACTTCTTTGTCTCCTCCCTGGCCACCCTCTGCCACAAGACCATCGACGACACGCTCCTGACGGTGCGGCAATACGAGAGCGCCCGCCTGGAGTACGACGCCTACCGCACGGACCTCGAGGAGCTCACCCAGGGCACGCAGGGTACGGCCATCTCCTCCAAGATGGACGAGGCCCAGCGCAACTTTGCTATCCACCGGGACAAGTACGAGAAGCTCAAGGCGGATGTCACGATCAAGATGAAGTTCCTCGAAGAGAACAAG GTGAAGGTGATGCACAAACAGTTGCTGCTGTTCCACAACGCGGTGTCGTCTTACTTCTCGGGCAACCAGGCCTCGCTTGAGGCTACCCTCAAGCAGTTCAACATCAAG CGATGGTGGCATCGTGTATAG
- the Arfip gene encoding ADP ribosylation factor interacting protein arfaptin isoform X1, which translates to MSFNIEESWILAGSCYEGMTEVSSPSHSADSGREFEEDLRKALDEAPPLNESRDVVHSGGAMPHPEGHRSTSQQQQRSNAPPSSFSSPWAAQPPVKNEACGFLLGCGLPAVRHATTSVPLTTPSPVQNGSDPRVTKAGQSKIDYLRQWSVSTYKCTRQMLSEKLGKVRPGTRTVDTELEAQIEQLRDTQAKYLHVLRLARALASHFHQVVQTQGCLAEAFQELAHRSPPLQEEFRYNAEAQRSLSKNGETLLGALNFFVSSLATLCHKTIDDTLLTVRQYESARLEYDAYRTDLEELTQGTQGTAISSKMDEAQRNFAIHRDKYEKLKADVTIKMKFLEENKVKVMHKQLLLFHNAVSSYFSGNQASLEATLKQFNIKVKNPNSNSPSWLEQ; encoded by the exons GGATGACCGAAGTGTCGTCACCCAGCCACAGTGCGGACTCTGGACGCGAGTTTGAAGAGGACCTGCGCAAGGCTTTGGACGAAGCACCTCCGCTAAACGAGAGTCGCGACGTGGTTCACTCTGGAGGTGCAATGCCTCATCCGGAAGGTCACCGGTCTACCAGTCAACAGCAGCAGCGGAGTAATGCGCCACCAAGCTCGTTCAGCTCGCCATGGGCGGCCCAACCGCCTG TGAAAAATGAGGCTTGTGGATTCCTGCTTGGGTGTGGACTCCCTGCAGTGAGACACG CGACCACAAGTGTTCCACTCACGACGCCGAGTCCGGTGCAGAATGGTAGCGACCCTAGGGTGACCAAGGCTGGCCAGTCCAAAATCGACTACCTGCGCCAATGGAGTGTCTCCACTTACAAGTGCACCAGGCAGATGCTCTCGGAGAAGCTAGGGAAGGTGCGGCCA GGCACAAGGACGGTGGACACCGAGCTGGAAGCTCAGATTGAACAGTTGCGGGACACTCAGGCAAAGTACTTGCACGTGCTGCGCCTGGCACGTGCCCTCGCCTCGCATTTCCACCAG GTGGTTCAGACTCAGGGCTGCCTGGCCGAAGCATTCCAGGAGCTTGCGCATCGCAGCCCACCTCTGCAGGAAGAATTCCGATACAATGCCGAGGCGCAGCGGTCGCTGAGCAAGAATGGCGAGACGCTGCTCGGGGCGCTCAACTTCTTTGTCTCCTCCCTGGCCACCCTCTGCCACAAGACCATCGACGACACGCTCCTGACGGTGCGGCAATACGAGAGCGCCCGCCTGGAGTACGACGCCTACCGCACGGACCTCGAGGAGCTCACCCAGGGCACGCAGGGTACGGCCATCTCCTCCAAGATGGACGAGGCCCAGCGCAACTTTGCTATCCACCGGGACAAGTACGAGAAGCTCAAGGCGGATGTCACGATCAAGATGAAGTTCCTCGAAGAGAACAAG GTGAAGGTGATGCACAAACAGTTGCTGCTGTTCCACAACGCGGTGTCGTCTTACTTCTCGGGCAACCAGGCCTCGCTTGAGGCTACCCTCAAGCAGTTCAACATCAAGGTGAAGAACCCAAACTCCAACTCACCTTCTTGGCTGGAGCAGTGA
- the Arfip gene encoding ADP ribosylation factor interacting protein arfaptin isoform X2: MSFNIEESWILAGSCYEGMTEVSSPSHSADSGREFEEDLRKALDEAPPLNESRDVVHSGGAMPHPEGHRSTSQQQQRSNAPPSSFSSPWAAQPPVKNEACGFLLGCGLPAVRHATTSVPLTTPSPVQNGSDPRVTKAGQSKIDYLRQWSVSTYKCTRQMLSEKLGKGTRTVDTELEAQIEQLRDTQAKYLHVLRLARALASHFHQVVQTQGCLAEAFQELAHRSPPLQEEFRYNAEAQRSLSKNGETLLGALNFFVSSLATLCHKTIDDTLLTVRQYESARLEYDAYRTDLEELTQGTQGTAISSKMDEAQRNFAIHRDKYEKLKADVTIKMKFLEENKVKVMHKQLLLFHNAVSSYFSGNQASLEATLKQFNIKVKNPNSNSPSWLEQ, encoded by the exons GGATGACCGAAGTGTCGTCACCCAGCCACAGTGCGGACTCTGGACGCGAGTTTGAAGAGGACCTGCGCAAGGCTTTGGACGAAGCACCTCCGCTAAACGAGAGTCGCGACGTGGTTCACTCTGGAGGTGCAATGCCTCATCCGGAAGGTCACCGGTCTACCAGTCAACAGCAGCAGCGGAGTAATGCGCCACCAAGCTCGTTCAGCTCGCCATGGGCGGCCCAACCGCCTG TGAAAAATGAGGCTTGTGGATTCCTGCTTGGGTGTGGACTCCCTGCAGTGAGACACG CGACCACAAGTGTTCCACTCACGACGCCGAGTCCGGTGCAGAATGGTAGCGACCCTAGGGTGACCAAGGCTGGCCAGTCCAAAATCGACTACCTGCGCCAATGGAGTGTCTCCACTTACAAGTGCACCAGGCAGATGCTCTCGGAGAAGCTAGGGAAG GGCACAAGGACGGTGGACACCGAGCTGGAAGCTCAGATTGAACAGTTGCGGGACACTCAGGCAAAGTACTTGCACGTGCTGCGCCTGGCACGTGCCCTCGCCTCGCATTTCCACCAG GTGGTTCAGACTCAGGGCTGCCTGGCCGAAGCATTCCAGGAGCTTGCGCATCGCAGCCCACCTCTGCAGGAAGAATTCCGATACAATGCCGAGGCGCAGCGGTCGCTGAGCAAGAATGGCGAGACGCTGCTCGGGGCGCTCAACTTCTTTGTCTCCTCCCTGGCCACCCTCTGCCACAAGACCATCGACGACACGCTCCTGACGGTGCGGCAATACGAGAGCGCCCGCCTGGAGTACGACGCCTACCGCACGGACCTCGAGGAGCTCACCCAGGGCACGCAGGGTACGGCCATCTCCTCCAAGATGGACGAGGCCCAGCGCAACTTTGCTATCCACCGGGACAAGTACGAGAAGCTCAAGGCGGATGTCACGATCAAGATGAAGTTCCTCGAAGAGAACAAG GTGAAGGTGATGCACAAACAGTTGCTGCTGTTCCACAACGCGGTGTCGTCTTACTTCTCGGGCAACCAGGCCTCGCTTGAGGCTACCCTCAAGCAGTTCAACATCAAGGTGAAGAACCCAAACTCCAACTCACCTTCTTGGCTGGAGCAGTGA
- the Arfip gene encoding ADP ribosylation factor interacting protein arfaptin isoform X6: MSFNIEESWILAGSCYEGMTEVSSPSHSADSGREFEEDLRKALDEAPPLNESRDVVHSGGAMPHPEGHRSTSQQQQRSNAPPSSFSSPWAAQPPATTSVPLTTPSPVQNGSDPRVTKAGQSKIDYLRQWSVSTYKCTRQMLSEKLGKVRPGTRTVDTELEAQIEQLRDTQAKYLHVLRLARALASHFHQVVQTQGCLAEAFQELAHRSPPLQEEFRYNAEAQRSLSKNGETLLGALNFFVSSLATLCHKTIDDTLLTVRQYESARLEYDAYRTDLEELTQGTQGTAISSKMDEAQRNFAIHRDKYEKLKADVTIKMKFLEENKVKVMHKQLLLFHNAVSSYFSGNQASLEATLKQFNIKVKNPNSNSPSWLEQ; this comes from the exons GGATGACCGAAGTGTCGTCACCCAGCCACAGTGCGGACTCTGGACGCGAGTTTGAAGAGGACCTGCGCAAGGCTTTGGACGAAGCACCTCCGCTAAACGAGAGTCGCGACGTGGTTCACTCTGGAGGTGCAATGCCTCATCCGGAAGGTCACCGGTCTACCAGTCAACAGCAGCAGCGGAGTAATGCGCCACCAAGCTCGTTCAGCTCGCCATGGGCGGCCCAACCGCCTG CGACCACAAGTGTTCCACTCACGACGCCGAGTCCGGTGCAGAATGGTAGCGACCCTAGGGTGACCAAGGCTGGCCAGTCCAAAATCGACTACCTGCGCCAATGGAGTGTCTCCACTTACAAGTGCACCAGGCAGATGCTCTCGGAGAAGCTAGGGAAGGTGCGGCCA GGCACAAGGACGGTGGACACCGAGCTGGAAGCTCAGATTGAACAGTTGCGGGACACTCAGGCAAAGTACTTGCACGTGCTGCGCCTGGCACGTGCCCTCGCCTCGCATTTCCACCAG GTGGTTCAGACTCAGGGCTGCCTGGCCGAAGCATTCCAGGAGCTTGCGCATCGCAGCCCACCTCTGCAGGAAGAATTCCGATACAATGCCGAGGCGCAGCGGTCGCTGAGCAAGAATGGCGAGACGCTGCTCGGGGCGCTCAACTTCTTTGTCTCCTCCCTGGCCACCCTCTGCCACAAGACCATCGACGACACGCTCCTGACGGTGCGGCAATACGAGAGCGCCCGCCTGGAGTACGACGCCTACCGCACGGACCTCGAGGAGCTCACCCAGGGCACGCAGGGTACGGCCATCTCCTCCAAGATGGACGAGGCCCAGCGCAACTTTGCTATCCACCGGGACAAGTACGAGAAGCTCAAGGCGGATGTCACGATCAAGATGAAGTTCCTCGAAGAGAACAAG GTGAAGGTGATGCACAAACAGTTGCTGCTGTTCCACAACGCGGTGTCGTCTTACTTCTCGGGCAACCAGGCCTCGCTTGAGGCTACCCTCAAGCAGTTCAACATCAAGGTGAAGAACCCAAACTCCAACTCACCTTCTTGGCTGGAGCAGTGA
- the Arfip gene encoding ADP ribosylation factor interacting protein arfaptin isoform X7 has protein sequence MSFNIEESWILAGSCYEGMTEVSSPSHSADSGREFEEDLRKALDEAPPLNESRDVVHSGGAMPHPEGHRSTSQQQQRSNAPPSSFSSPWAAQPPATTSVPLTTPSPVQNGSDPRVTKAGQSKIDYLRQWSVSTYKCTRQMLSEKLGKGTRTVDTELEAQIEQLRDTQAKYLHVLRLARALASHFHQVVQTQGCLAEAFQELAHRSPPLQEEFRYNAEAQRSLSKNGETLLGALNFFVSSLATLCHKTIDDTLLTVRQYESARLEYDAYRTDLEELTQGTQGTAISSKMDEAQRNFAIHRDKYEKLKADVTIKMKFLEENKVKVMHKQLLLFHNAVSSYFSGNQASLEATLKQFNIKVKNPNSNSPSWLEQ, from the exons GGATGACCGAAGTGTCGTCACCCAGCCACAGTGCGGACTCTGGACGCGAGTTTGAAGAGGACCTGCGCAAGGCTTTGGACGAAGCACCTCCGCTAAACGAGAGTCGCGACGTGGTTCACTCTGGAGGTGCAATGCCTCATCCGGAAGGTCACCGGTCTACCAGTCAACAGCAGCAGCGGAGTAATGCGCCACCAAGCTCGTTCAGCTCGCCATGGGCGGCCCAACCGCCTG CGACCACAAGTGTTCCACTCACGACGCCGAGTCCGGTGCAGAATGGTAGCGACCCTAGGGTGACCAAGGCTGGCCAGTCCAAAATCGACTACCTGCGCCAATGGAGTGTCTCCACTTACAAGTGCACCAGGCAGATGCTCTCGGAGAAGCTAGGGAAG GGCACAAGGACGGTGGACACCGAGCTGGAAGCTCAGATTGAACAGTTGCGGGACACTCAGGCAAAGTACTTGCACGTGCTGCGCCTGGCACGTGCCCTCGCCTCGCATTTCCACCAG GTGGTTCAGACTCAGGGCTGCCTGGCCGAAGCATTCCAGGAGCTTGCGCATCGCAGCCCACCTCTGCAGGAAGAATTCCGATACAATGCCGAGGCGCAGCGGTCGCTGAGCAAGAATGGCGAGACGCTGCTCGGGGCGCTCAACTTCTTTGTCTCCTCCCTGGCCACCCTCTGCCACAAGACCATCGACGACACGCTCCTGACGGTGCGGCAATACGAGAGCGCCCGCCTGGAGTACGACGCCTACCGCACGGACCTCGAGGAGCTCACCCAGGGCACGCAGGGTACGGCCATCTCCTCCAAGATGGACGAGGCCCAGCGCAACTTTGCTATCCACCGGGACAAGTACGAGAAGCTCAAGGCGGATGTCACGATCAAGATGAAGTTCCTCGAAGAGAACAAG GTGAAGGTGATGCACAAACAGTTGCTGCTGTTCCACAACGCGGTGTCGTCTTACTTCTCGGGCAACCAGGCCTCGCTTGAGGCTACCCTCAAGCAGTTCAACATCAAGGTGAAGAACCCAAACTCCAACTCACCTTCTTGGCTGGAGCAGTGA
- the Arfip gene encoding ADP ribosylation factor interacting protein arfaptin isoform X8, which yields MTEVSSPSHSADSGREFEEDLRKALDEAPPLNESRDVVHSGGAMPHPEGHRSTSQQQQRSNAPPSSFSSPWAAQPPATTSVPLTTPSPVQNGSDPRVTKAGQSKIDYLRQWSVSTYKCTRQMLSEKLGKVRPGTRTVDTELEAQIEQLRDTQAKYLHVLRLARALASHFHQVVQTQGCLAEAFQELAHRSPPLQEEFRYNAEAQRSLSKNGETLLGALNFFVSSLATLCHKTIDDTLLTVRQYESARLEYDAYRTDLEELTQGTQGTAISSKMDEAQRNFAIHRDKYEKLKADVTIKMKFLEENKVKVMHKQLLLFHNAVSSYFSGNQASLEATLKQFNIKVKNPNSNSPSWLEQ from the exons ATGACCGAAGTGTCGTCACCCAGCCACAGTGCGGACTCTGGACGCGAGTTTGAAGAGGACCTGCGCAAGGCTTTGGACGAAGCACCTCCGCTAAACGAGAGTCGCGACGTGGTTCACTCTGGAGGTGCAATGCCTCATCCGGAAGGTCACCGGTCTACCAGTCAACAGCAGCAGCGGAGTAATGCGCCACCAAGCTCGTTCAGCTCGCCATGGGCGGCCCAACCGCCTG CGACCACAAGTGTTCCACTCACGACGCCGAGTCCGGTGCAGAATGGTAGCGACCCTAGGGTGACCAAGGCTGGCCAGTCCAAAATCGACTACCTGCGCCAATGGAGTGTCTCCACTTACAAGTGCACCAGGCAGATGCTCTCGGAGAAGCTAGGGAAGGTGCGGCCA GGCACAAGGACGGTGGACACCGAGCTGGAAGCTCAGATTGAACAGTTGCGGGACACTCAGGCAAAGTACTTGCACGTGCTGCGCCTGGCACGTGCCCTCGCCTCGCATTTCCACCAG GTGGTTCAGACTCAGGGCTGCCTGGCCGAAGCATTCCAGGAGCTTGCGCATCGCAGCCCACCTCTGCAGGAAGAATTCCGATACAATGCCGAGGCGCAGCGGTCGCTGAGCAAGAATGGCGAGACGCTGCTCGGGGCGCTCAACTTCTTTGTCTCCTCCCTGGCCACCCTCTGCCACAAGACCATCGACGACACGCTCCTGACGGTGCGGCAATACGAGAGCGCCCGCCTGGAGTACGACGCCTACCGCACGGACCTCGAGGAGCTCACCCAGGGCACGCAGGGTACGGCCATCTCCTCCAAGATGGACGAGGCCCAGCGCAACTTTGCTATCCACCGGGACAAGTACGAGAAGCTCAAGGCGGATGTCACGATCAAGATGAAGTTCCTCGAAGAGAACAAG GTGAAGGTGATGCACAAACAGTTGCTGCTGTTCCACAACGCGGTGTCGTCTTACTTCTCGGGCAACCAGGCCTCGCTTGAGGCTACCCTCAAGCAGTTCAACATCAAGGTGAAGAACCCAAACTCCAACTCACCTTCTTGGCTGGAGCAGTGA
- the Arfip gene encoding ADP ribosylation factor interacting protein arfaptin isoform X5 → MTEVSSPSHSADSGREFEEDLRKALDEAPPLNESRDVVHSGGAMPHPEGHRSTSQQQQRSNAPPSSFSSPWAAQPPVKNEACGFLLGCGLPAVRHATTSVPLTTPSPVQNGSDPRVTKAGQSKIDYLRQWSVSTYKCTRQMLSEKLGKVRPGTRTVDTELEAQIEQLRDTQAKYLHVLRLARALASHFHQVVQTQGCLAEAFQELAHRSPPLQEEFRYNAEAQRSLSKNGETLLGALNFFVSSLATLCHKTIDDTLLTVRQYESARLEYDAYRTDLEELTQGTQGTAISSKMDEAQRNFAIHRDKYEKLKADVTIKMKFLEENKVKVMHKQLLLFHNAVSSYFSGNQASLEATLKQFNIKVKNPNSNSPSWLEQ, encoded by the exons ATGACCGAAGTGTCGTCACCCAGCCACAGTGCGGACTCTGGACGCGAGTTTGAAGAGGACCTGCGCAAGGCTTTGGACGAAGCACCTCCGCTAAACGAGAGTCGCGACGTGGTTCACTCTGGAGGTGCAATGCCTCATCCGGAAGGTCACCGGTCTACCAGTCAACAGCAGCAGCGGAGTAATGCGCCACCAAGCTCGTTCAGCTCGCCATGGGCGGCCCAACCGCCTG TGAAAAATGAGGCTTGTGGATTCCTGCTTGGGTGTGGACTCCCTGCAGTGAGACACG CGACCACAAGTGTTCCACTCACGACGCCGAGTCCGGTGCAGAATGGTAGCGACCCTAGGGTGACCAAGGCTGGCCAGTCCAAAATCGACTACCTGCGCCAATGGAGTGTCTCCACTTACAAGTGCACCAGGCAGATGCTCTCGGAGAAGCTAGGGAAGGTGCGGCCA GGCACAAGGACGGTGGACACCGAGCTGGAAGCTCAGATTGAACAGTTGCGGGACACTCAGGCAAAGTACTTGCACGTGCTGCGCCTGGCACGTGCCCTCGCCTCGCATTTCCACCAG GTGGTTCAGACTCAGGGCTGCCTGGCCGAAGCATTCCAGGAGCTTGCGCATCGCAGCCCACCTCTGCAGGAAGAATTCCGATACAATGCCGAGGCGCAGCGGTCGCTGAGCAAGAATGGCGAGACGCTGCTCGGGGCGCTCAACTTCTTTGTCTCCTCCCTGGCCACCCTCTGCCACAAGACCATCGACGACACGCTCCTGACGGTGCGGCAATACGAGAGCGCCCGCCTGGAGTACGACGCCTACCGCACGGACCTCGAGGAGCTCACCCAGGGCACGCAGGGTACGGCCATCTCCTCCAAGATGGACGAGGCCCAGCGCAACTTTGCTATCCACCGGGACAAGTACGAGAAGCTCAAGGCGGATGTCACGATCAAGATGAAGTTCCTCGAAGAGAACAAG GTGAAGGTGATGCACAAACAGTTGCTGCTGTTCCACAACGCGGTGTCGTCTTACTTCTCGGGCAACCAGGCCTCGCTTGAGGCTACCCTCAAGCAGTTCAACATCAAGGTGAAGAACCCAAACTCCAACTCACCTTCTTGGCTGGAGCAGTGA